In Trichomycterus rosablanca isolate fTriRos1 chromosome 5, fTriRos1.hap1, whole genome shotgun sequence, the sequence TTGTGTTAACTTATCTGTTTGGCACAGTTGTAACGCGAGTCGCCGTGTGATCTTTTTTCCTCTGCGTCGGCCGTACAGATATTGTAGTGACTCTCACCCCAGTGGAGGCTCAGAATGCTAATATGATGACAGCTAGCGGGTTAATGTCATGGCAACAAAGCAACAATCTGGTAACACAAAtggacttttttattttaatttgatttatttgtcTGCTGTTGATTCTCAAGCCAGTATATGTTTTTTATTGGTTACTcggcatttagtggacacttttatccaaagcgacttacagttgtgacagtatacaatctaagcaattgagggttaagggccttgctcaagggtccaacagtggcaacctggcagtggtggggcttgcaccagcaaccttttgatttctgaaccagtaccttaaccactaggctacagctgcccctcACCATGTACAACATAATGACATACGGCATCCCGTATGCTTCTTCTGGTGAATTTATGTGCCTTAGCTTAGTTTTAAGGGTAACAGTTAGCTCGAGGACTTTTGGCAAACTgtatatgagcaaaagtatgttgacacctgaccAAGAGTTGATTGGACATTCCCCCGACCTTGCTGCAATAACAGTCTGCACTCGTCTacaaaggctttccacaatattttgtACCTAGTCTGTCAAAACAGCAACACTCAAATTCATCCTAATAGTGTTTTCCatgccaaacttgtcaaaccaggATCCATTCCCCTCACCCTCAGACTAGAaaatcatgtttgtatgtagatACATGACTGGACAACCAGGCCGGCctttaaaacaatttaattcTATTGAATATAACCAGCCTACAGTATTAAAATGTGGTTGGCACGTCCATGTATGACAGGCTACAGATTAAGAACCactgttcattttttaaaacagaCCTCTAAAGAAAAAATGGATGTAAAAATAGTTTTTGCACTACAGTAAGTGATGTAacgtctctttctctctcactttGTCTGCTCCAGATATATGTTGGGTAAAGGAGCAAAGCGGAAGCTGAACGAGGATGACGAGGGCGTGGAAGGCAAAACGTTGGCGATGGCCGATGGCCTCTCCAAGGTCTCATACACGCTGCAGAGGCAGACCATATTCAACATCTCTCTGATGAAGCTGTACAGTCAGCGGGCGCTGGTCGAACCCAGCCTGGAGAAACGTGTGCTCATTAACAACATGCTGCGCCGCATTCAGGACGAGCTGAAGCAGGAGGGCAGCCTGCGACCTCTCTTTTTCCCGCCTTCGCCCCCTCCAGACCACCCCATGGACGAGGGCTACCGTGAAGCTCAGCCCGCCTTTGGAGTGCTTTCCGTAGTGGCCACACCTCCCATGCTATCCCAGCAGCCCCCGATTTCCCCTCCGTCCCCGGCCCTGGCCGGCCCCGCGCCTCTGGACGCTTGTCTCACCCCGGCTTCTCTGCTGGAGGAGGACAGCGatgtgttttgcacttctcCTTCTTCACTTCATCCTGCCCCATCCAGTGTCCACCCCACCACGCCCACTAACAGCTTCTCCTCCGCCCTGGAAGAAATCGAAGAACTCTGTCCATTGTCCACGGCAGCTGGACCTACCACTACCTCCTACTCCTCACTCTCTGTGCCCCTTCCTGTTCCCATCCAGCCCGCCAACCTGCCCACTGTTGCATCGGTCTCTAAAAACTGCACCAAATCCGGCGACGCGAAGCTGGAGGGGCCGAGTCTATCGGCCACAGAGCGCCAGCCGTCAGGTACCACGTCTACTGAGCCCAAAGCGATGGAGACACACCCTCCGAGTGGCTTAGACATGAACACTTCGccatcctcctcctcttcctcaggCTTCCTCACCGATCTAGCCCTGGACGATATCCTCTTTGCTGATATCGACACCTCCATGTATGACTATGATCCGTGTACGTCTGCATCAGGGACCTCCTCCTCTAAACTCTCGCCTGTGGTGACGGCTGATGACCTCATCAAGACTTTATCCCCCAACCAGCCTTTTAAAATGGACCTGACTGAGCTGGACCACATCATGGAGGTGCTGGTAGGGTCGTGACCATGTAGGGACgggatttaaatattttttaagatataaactatttaaaaacttttttaaagcaAGGCAATTTTAATCTGAGTGATGATGTCACCCCGTTCTGCTCCAACACTGTGCATGCACTGCGCTCGCCTTTTCCAAAAACCAACATGAAGGAACACACTTGGCTTCTGTCAGATTTGAGTGCCTTCATCAAAAATGACCACTTGGTaaatttctgtatttttattattgtctgtattttatttctcaAATATGAGGAGTAAGAGGTAGCAGCTCTCGTGCCCTTAgcatacatttacaataatgtGCTGCGTACTTCTGCTACTTTTATATTACTTTCATTTTTACAAAGCACAAGGAGGAACTTGTTTTTGTGTTCGGTTAGTGTTATTCTTATGCTCAGATTAATATTTATCAGCTTCGACTACAATTTTCAGAATTAATTCATCTCTACACTTAAAAATTATCATTGGCAAGtacaatttaatataaaatgtgttttattgtattatatttttattatgagattattttactataattattattcatccTATTTCTAGACTAAGGAAGCAAGTCTTTTTAACCAATAACCGACCATTATTTATCAGTGATTAGCTGATAATTAAATCAAACACTTCACTGTGTTTACATCGACATGGCATTTTATCAAAGTAGCAGACCTGGCATTAATGTAGCACAGTTACATTTACGACAATTAGGTCAAGAGAAAAcaaacatacaccgaccaggcgatacattatgaccactgacaggtgaagtgaataacactgattatctcttcatcacagcacctgttagtaggtgggatatattaggcagcaagtgaacattttatcctcaaagttgatgtgttagaagcaggaaaaatgtgcaagcgtgaggatttgagcgagtttgacgaggaccaaattgtgatggctagatgactccaaaactgcagctcttgtggggtgttcccggtctgcagtggtcagaatctatcaaaagtggtccaaggaaggaacagtggtaaaccgggtCATGgcaaccaaggctcattgacgcatatggggagcgaaggctggcccatgtggttcgatccgacagacgagctactgtagctcaaattgctgaagacgttaatgctggttctgatagaatggtgtcagaatacacagtgcatcacagtttgttgcatatggggcagcaaaagggggaccaacacaatattaggaaggtggtcataatgttatgcctgatcggtgtaaatgccATGAACAGAATTAATGTGGCTTTAGAATGCACACTTTAGACAAACATGCCAAATTTTAAGCATTTTTCTttctattaaataaagaaataatcagatGAACCTAAACGAAGATCTGTTGCCACTGCAGGAGCTTCACCTCATACAATTAACCCAAACTAACACAAACTAATTAAGCATTAGTAATGTAAATGTGGACGGGGCCTGTTTGGtatgaaaacctgcagccaTGTTGGCCTTTTATGTAACAAGGGTCATAAATCATTTTTCACGACCAGCAGACTGGCAGACGATCTGTGGTTCCATACTGGTGCCGGAGTTTCGGAGTTTTGCCAAATATGTGAGTGCACACACGAGGTCACAGTGTCCCAGACGGTCAGAATTTGGTCCCTGCTTAATCGCTGACTTACTGGTCATTTCACTTGAATACATTTCAACTATATTCtttactatattttattatgatcaGAGTTGGAATGATGTGGTTCGTCTGCACAGTAAGAATACATCCTGAACTATTAGACATCCATTCACTCACTTGCTCGCTCGCTCACTCACAAGAGGcattttagagtagccaattcaCTTACCTTCTAAATAACACTAtctgctgcaccactgtgcgtCCTTAAGTAAAACTAGATTTTAAAGAGTAGATAAAATATCAGCCAATGTAGTGAAAAATTCAAGAGAAAAATGTCAAGACATAGGATGAATAATAccgtatttattttgtaataatttCATAATAAGAAGGAATAATTGCTGAGGTGTAATTTCTGCACTGTAGTATGAACTAGCCTGTTGACACATGAGCTTTTTGTGGTGTAGACTTGCATAAAGCTCAGTTGTGACCGTAGTATTATAAGTTTCTGTCTAAATAGaaaatagaagtaaaagtagaagtagaattaaataatgttaaggtcacaaaatgtaaaatgatctCCGCTGGTGGCTTATTGCAGATTCAGACAATAAGAGCAAATGATTATTCATGTGTAGTAAGTTGTTTATTTCTAATAGTTTAAGCAGaagttcttttttatttttttttaactgtaaagTAACCAAGTCAAGGCTGAGTCCTTTTATGCAATGCAAATGCCTGTAACCTCCCTCGCCCTTATGTGCAGATTTTCATGTTTAAGTTAAAAAGCATTTCTATGTAGAAATGACACTAATGTGCTGTAAAGGCCTGGCTGTGCCTGCTCATGCAATATCATACGTTATATGTTCTTGAGAATTTTCTAGGTAGCTCCCCattaattgtgtttttttttttttttttttttaagagcaTTTTCATGTTCCAAAATTGGCATCAGCTGTGCTGAAGATTTCCGCTTCTCCGTCATTCACCATGGTACAGTGTACATATTAGTGCATGCAGGATTTCATCATAACTGTACGAAGCAAGCTGTAGAAATTTAGCTGAGCTGGTTTTAATTGCAATTTTTGATGTCAGTGTTTGTTAGGTTTTACTGATAGTCATCGTACCCTGTGGTGTCTGGCTTGTCGGTCAGCTGACAGTACTGATGGACTGATGTGTTTGGCCAGTACAGATGGTTTAAAATGGCAAGAGCATTacagattttacattttacaacacaCGAGCCATCTTTAGCATCACTAGTTTCTATCCCATGGTTAAAAAGCCTGTGGTGCAGTAATAGGCAATGAAAGCCTCTCACTCTGAAAGCCACTGCAAACCACTAAATGCAATCAGACACGACGTAGAGGCTTAAGAGTTTTAGTTTAGTTCTGATCTGTCATGTCACACATGTGCAAAGGGACCATTTCTACTATCAGCTGCTTAGTATTATAGACCTGTTCACTGCAGAGTTATTCATAACATTGTGTTCAATATCATTTTTATGACTGATACATTTTGATGGTTTTCAgcatagaaacacacacacacacacacacacacacacacaaacacacacacacctctctctGAAAATAGTGTTAAAATATGAAAACATCTTAAATATAAGCACCTGtatctgataataataattataaaaattagaAATAATGAgaatcatttcattttcatgtttgacCACCActttatgctgatcagggctgcagtaacacacccagtACAGGATGTTaattcatcacagggcctcAGTCACCCCATccagacatagctaatcatgtctgtatgtagaccccaaatggctgatagcactgctggggatttgaaccctggatcccacgGTAGTGTGCTACCATAATGTACTGCTGTGCCATATTGTCAAATCGAGTCGCAGAGTTGCAGAAGTAGTGTGGGTGCTGGAGACCTGAGTTTAAACGTTGCGTACAGTCAAAGAACATGAgatgtttggtatgttctccagaGGCTTTCTCTGTGCTCTTTAATTATCTCCAGCCTTGATacactggctactctaaatttcTCCTagttgtgtatgagtgagtaatGATGGTGTGATGTGCCCTACGATGGAGtgacaccctgtccagagtgtggTCCTGCTTTGTACCCATCGTATCCAGGACCCTGATCCAATTAGTCATGTCatgcagatgaatgaatgaatgaattattgggCAGAAAATGCTATTCTCATGTATGTAAGTAAAGCATGAGTAGCTCCATCAGTACAAGTTTGGTGCAGATTTCTTGGACTGTGACATCCAATCAATGCACAACCATCAGATTAATCACAGTATCATAATGAGATATAGATACATTTGCTTATATTTAAGATGTTTTTGCttaataaaatcataatttttGCAGTGTAAGCAGAATCACAAACTGTAACTTTGGTTCAtaaacattttataagtgggatttattttattattatttttttttacagagacGTTTTCAGTGGGAGTAACAGGTAACATCCTGTAGTGCTGAAGAgattatgtttttaaaaagaaataaaatgttgagCAGATTATAAGAGCCAAACAGGCAATATTATTCATATTTCATTCATAATTCTTCTTCTTGATTATTTGAAGTTGTTTGGATTTGgagtgatttattttaaattatttatttttttcctttgtaaatatatttattttgatgTGAATCTACCATCTGGATTGTAACATATACAGAATGTATGGTAGGAATGTATTCTGCTTATAGGAATGTATCATACTTAATGAATTGGGTTAAAAGCCATTTTTTCTGTTTTGCAAACGtattattttctgttttgtttccGATATAATAATTTTGGGGTGAtgtttgtggcacttttggtCCTACACTCCCTACCCATATTTAAATGAGTATTTAATGTATATGTATTTCATAGTGTGCGAGGGTAATGTTTGTAAAGCAATACTTTATTCTTTTAACTTTAGAGTTTCTGACTCCAAAGCTTATTTTTTAAACAGAGTTTATGTATATCCCTTAATGCCAAAATGTATAAAGAGCAGAACTGGATGCTGTGTGACACTGGTTACTGTTCGTTTGACATGTTGTCTCCCTGTCTTAAGTCTATGCCCAAAGCCACCTGTCTGGGGAAATAAAAGTAGTTATGTGGTTTCAGTGAACGACCACTAGCTAGTGTAGGGTGGGCCGGGATGGAGGAAGGGCGGGGTGGGGGCTGGGGAAGGAGGGGTTGCCTGTTCTTTAAGAGAGGCTGTATTTTTCACAGACCTTGGAGCTGTGCCTTTTTCTATGCAATTACATATTCATTTTGTGAAAAATGAACCCATCAACTGATCACTGTATTTGCAACAAGGTTTGGACtgtagaatataaataaaatatggacAGATGTCTATGAATTTGAAACAGTcttacttttgtagttttatATCATACAATAAACTATTAAATTAAACTGCACTTGTGTTTGTCTTTATTCAttacatatattacatattacacataTTACATATCAGTTTGGTCTAGTCTTCGTCAATAAAACAACAtatagtataatacagtataatgtatCTTTATTTTAAACCAACTGAAAAAGTTTAATAAGTTTAATATTTTGAATACTGTGGGGCCATTTATGCCGTGTGTACGTAGTTACAGTGGCTTAAAACCCTCTCTCAAGTTCCtttaatttagtcattttaGAATTAGAATGGAATATAACTGTTACATAAGACatgaaaaacacaataaaaaagaaaacaataaaaaaaaaatcttgtcaCCAAcgaccggtcggctgggcgccatctagcgggcataattggcagtgcgtgcagcagacaataattggccaccgtgtctgctgggtgggatgaccggattaagtgggtggggtcttcaaatgctgtgtaaggaccctgtgcagaaagcatgggtgaaaagtaggggtccgctaggactgtgcATGGGTTGGTGGagacgtgagcagcaacataccctcctcgaatacAATCAggaatccccagcagcggaagactgattgactacgctaaatcgggagaaaaaggggataaaatgcataaataaatagatttttaaaaaaaaaatttttttatatgaTTGTTCCACACAATCATGATGATTCCAACAAACAATCTTTTGACTGAGTGGGCAGAAATGTCCTCAAACCCCTTTAAAATCTTGACAAAATCCTAGCCAGGAAAGCGAAGGCTTTAATAGGTTTCCTAATTATGCTCATGGTTTCGAAATTGAATGTCCAATTTGACCAGATGTCCACACACTTATGGCCATACAGTgtggttattttatttttgttgtttttttccttttagatTATGTGAATGAAGTTAAGAATGAGCAGGTTATAAGCAGTGTATGACGGCATGTGTAGTCTGACTACAGTAAGCAGCAGGTTACTCAGAAAGCAGAAGCATGTCGCTTACTAACTCAGTACAAGCATCAGGCATCAACAGTTGCCACCATTTTGTATGCGTGACTCATGAGCTGTTACTGCGAGTTTATTTCTAGCATCAGAGCCGCACAGCTGTGCAGAGCAGAGCCACTTTTAGTTTTCATCCTCATGGCTGTGTGTCGTTTCTGTGTGAGTGAGGCAGTAGAAAAGGGAATCCGGATGACACCGTGGACTAGTAGTCCAGTCAGGGTAGTGAGCatgtttttccccttttttactTACAGGTCTTCATGGGGAGGAGTGAGTCACTCACATAACTACCATGCCAGCACATTCTTATTCACTGTGCTGCTCTCCTGAACTTTTGGTCATAATGTCGTCATGGGGTTTTGACCGGTTTACTTCTCCTACTGTTCAGTGATGATTTTAATTACCATTAAAAAGTTTCAACAGacataatttattttcattatgagTTTGGCATTTGCAATAAGTGTACAAACCCCATATTTGGAAAAGAAAgctggaacattttgtaaaacagtccaaccctatacacacacacatggggcctccatggatcggacttgtttgtccagcacatcccacagatgctcgattggattgagatctggggaatatggaggccaagtcaacacctcaaactcgttgttgtgctcctcaaaccattcctgaaccatttttgctgtgtggcagggtgcattatgctgctgaaagaggccacagtcatcagaataccgtttccatgaaagggggtacatggtctgcaacaatgcttaggtaggtggtacgtgtcaaagtaatcagtgttatttacttcacctgttaTTGGTCATAATGTGGTCATTTATATGTATAGTATGTACTGtaagtgtatattatattatgtatataaaatttgTGTACCAGACTTCTACCAGACAACCATTCCATTTTCATGTAGGCTTGGGGCCagtactgagagcgcactgacaagcacTAGGCTGTTTCGGCTACCCCCTTCCCCCTCAGACActtgccaatcatgtccatgtagATGCAGACTGAAATCCAAGATTTGAACCTTGGATCTCAGCAATAGTGAGCTagcatacttttggtcatgttttAAGGAATTTAGAAACTACATTTCACATGTTTTAAAGGTGGGGGGAGAACAGGGGCACCCATGAAACCAGGGAAAAACCTGAAAACCTTCTCACATACAGAAATCGGAGCTAAGGTTGAAATGTTGCGATGTGGACTCTAGATTAAACCATTTTAATTCATACTGAACTGtaaatttgaaataaaataagcaataCATTCAAATCACCAAAGTCAACTCAAAATGTGACTTTAACAACTGTTCTATAATCATCCACAATGTACATTTCCAATAGAAcatcaaacatttatttaaaaaaacctgATTTATCCTTCATAAAGCATTCTATAACAATAcaaaaatttaaatacattcCTTTATTAATTACTCTCCATTACCTCCATTATGTTCTTGGTTCTTTAAAAGCAAATCATCTCATTAGGAAGTTGATATAGTTGCTGTCTCTGACTAATTAATAGTACATACTATGCTTTTATATTCCTGTACCTGCTGTGGTGTTTGTGTAAAAGATCTGATTATGAAGGGTTAACTGATTTAGATTTAGTCCAGAAGTTTAACTATACTGCGCTCACTATTACATCATCTTGATACTGTGATCCATAATTCGTTCTTTTTTCTCTGTGTGTACTGAGTGCTGCATACAGTCAGTTTCAAGGTATGAAAACTCTTCTGTGGACTATTAGCTTAcacaaatgtaagtaaaatattttttaactattagtacttaaataaatactttaaaagtTTATTAGTACAGCTGTGCCCTCTTTCAGACAGGATCTTTACAGCTTTTAATTTAAAGTTTCTGGACATTAGCATTTTCAGGGATGTCATTTTTAGATGTATTTTCTAGCCTTGCCTGATTGACTTTCTGAAGGTCAACTCATTGACTCATTTCATTTGCGTATCCTCTAATATCCCCCAATGTTGTTAAATGACTAAGAGAATCTACCCTTTTGTGCAACCTCATATTTATATtgcagtaaaacaggaagtcaagGATGACCTTTTAGGTATTTTTTCTAACATTGCTCAGCCATCTTTATCAAGCGTGCCAATGTCTCTGGAACTGACTGTTTTAGTAAGAGAATTTTCAAAACCACAAGTTTGTTCAGTGTGAGAGTGTTCAGTCAATATCTTAAGTAGTATGACATAGCAAGCACCAGAAACATGTACTTTTGATTGGTTTGAAAAGGAAGTATTAGATGAAGACTGGGAGAATTATGCTGGAAATTGTCTGTCATTGTGGTTTAGCCAGTGACTTAGCATTTTAGTTATACATAAGTTGTAATTTTGGAATTCATGACGTCTCATAAAtgcagtttttttaaatatatatatatatatatatatatatatatatatatatatacatatatattttgtttatgcattttctccctttttagtgtccaattgcccgattgtgtcatgctttctctccaccaatgccgatccctgctctgactgaggagaacgcaGCTAACCCACGTCCCCACCGACATGTGGGAAGCATGCCTTAtgtatcttatcacctacactttgacgagtgcagaccccatccggcttagtcccacccatatctgaacaacaggccaatcgttgttcatgtggcttctcagcctagctggcaggcagagctgagattcgatacgatgtattcgagatcccagctctggttccagcgtgtgtttttaccgctgcgccacctgagcggcctcataAATGCAATTTCACACCACATACAAACTTGAGGAACCAAAACTGTAAAtccccaattccaaaaaaggtCTGATaggtcaaaaatgtaaataaaaacagaaagcaatcATTTAATACAAATTCTTTACAcccatttaattaaaacaatagatgaaacaatattatatttaatgttttagtaagcaattttatgtatatatttttaaaggagTAGCAGCCATCAAATTTAGAATGaacatatataaacaaaaaatcaataaagttgATAAGGTTAAACATGGAAAATTGTGTGTCTCTACAAGTTTAAATGATTTGGAAATGGTTTGTAACTTTAAAACAAGCTGGcccatattaataataaaaaaaacacaaacataaaatataattaaaaaatttaatccaaTTCTAAACCATTCAGTGGAACGCTGTTATTTGATTTACTAATGCTGcattacttttcagttggcattTGAAATAAGTACCGCGTATTTGGTGGTCTGG encodes:
- the sertad2b gene encoding SERTA domain-containing protein 2b; this encodes MLGKGAKRKLNEDDEGVEGKTLAMADGLSKVSYTLQRQTIFNISLMKLYSQRALVEPSLEKRVLINNMLRRIQDELKQEGSLRPLFFPPSPPPDHPMDEGYREAQPAFGVLSVVATPPMLSQQPPISPPSPALAGPAPLDACLTPASLLEEDSDVFCTSPSSLHPAPSSVHPTTPTNSFSSALEEIEELCPLSTAAGPTTTSYSSLSVPLPVPIQPANLPTVASVSKNCTKSGDAKLEGPSLSATERQPSGTTSTEPKAMETHPPSGLDMNTSPSSSSSSGFLTDLALDDILFADIDTSMYDYDPCTSASGTSSSKLSPVVTADDLIKTLSPNQPFKMDLTELDHIMEVLVGS